The sequence below is a genomic window from Sorangiineae bacterium MSr12523.
GGCCACACCCGGAACGGGGAACGCTCCGAGCACCGCGCTCATGATCGAGTACTTCAAAACGTCTTCCTCGATTTCGGCGCCGCGGCGTTTCGGATCGTCCACCTTCTTGATGTTGCTCGGAAGGATGGTGTCCTTCGTTTCGCTCACCAAGTCGGCGAGAAAGCCTCCTCGTTCCTGCGGCGGCGGCACGGCCGCCACCACCGCGTTGGGTGCCGGCGGCACGATGGACGCCGCGTAGCCGAAGGCCGCCTTCATGCGATCGAGGATCGCGTTCTCTTGCGACACGCGCTCGCCGTCGACGAGCGCGATGGCCACCGCAGCGTCGTACGTCTGGCGGCGCGCCTCGGGCGAGACGATGCGCTGGATCTGCGCTTCGACGTCGGTTTCTTCTTCGAGCAGCGTTTCCAACGTCACGCCGTCGGGAAGGGAGACGCCCTCCAACGCCTCCTCGAGCGCCGTGCGCTCTTCTGCGAGCAGTCTGCCGTCCGCTTTGGCCACCGCCACGAGAATGCGCAGCCCGGCGAGCCCTTCGGTAACGCTGATCATGGTGCTCTTAGGAGAACGGCGAAGTCAGCCGCCGTCAAGTGCGGCTGCCTGAGGTAACGAGTCATTGGACGTGCCAAGTTCGAAACTCCCTCGTGCAGGAACCGCGGCAGCGAGAACGAAACCGGCGGGACCGGCGGATGTGTGGTCCAGACAATTTGGAATCGCCTTAACCGTCCGGAGATTGCTGCTGCAGGGGGACGGGCCAAGGTGCCGACCTCGCTGGGCTTGTCCCGGAGGTTGGCGAGTCTGCCTCGGACACTCGACTTTTGCGCTACGTGTCATCCCCCTCGATGATTCGTCGCGAGCGTGGCACGTCGCCGGCACCGAGATCGCCACCGATGATGCCAATTTCCTCGTCGAGCCGGTCCTGTTCCGCATCCGCGATGGCGGTCCGCACCTCGATCGCGCGTCCTGCTGCGACCCCGACCGCGCCCCCGAGGACCGCGCCAATCATCGCACCCGATGGCCCTGCAAATGCGCCCACACTGATACCGGCAGCCGCGCCCGAAATGGCGCCTGCAGCGAGGGAAGCGTCGGAC
It includes:
- a CDS encoding TerB family tellurite resistance protein, which encodes MISVTEGLAGLRILVAVAKADGRLLAEERTALEEALEGVSLPDGVTLETLLEEETDVEAQIQRIVSPEARRQTYDAAVAIALVDGERVSQENAILDRMKAAFGYAASIVPPAPNAVVAAVPPPQERGGFLADLVSETKDTILPSNIKKVDDPKRRGAEIEEDVLKYSIMSAVLGAFPVPGVAIATDVAVVALQAKLVRDIGQYFGNTMDKKAVSSLLGGVVGGTGMRIAVNNLAKLVPGWGSVVGATTSFATTWAIGKVAERYFASGGTVPVAQLRKEFKDAKKDGKEAYDKNKESVEAKAIRTKLALEALNADLQAQRISQAEYDERVEKLA